The following are from one region of the Arachis duranensis cultivar V14167 chromosome 10, aradu.V14167.gnm2.J7QH, whole genome shotgun sequence genome:
- the LOC107470640 gene encoding ethylene-responsive transcription factor ERF017-like, producing the protein MKNSKQLANMAGDEGGDAPNNNHNHTSLSNNCDDDNNNNKKVYKGVRKRKWGKWVSEIRLPNSRERIWLGSYDSPEKAARAFDAALYCLRGCRANFNFPDTPFNLSTSAVHHHSLTHQEIQEIAASFAHSQDPHHDDHQQEQPNSNDNDSSSVGLLESKADAAVVSQEQVDNNMMMDWTFLKDLGGSCSADCGGALYSDDELDRIDHHYSGDELLFSVPTFQDNVADDDPFFNQSFLWNWSF; encoded by the coding sequence ATGAAGAATTCGAAGCAGCTTGCTAACATGGCTGGGGATGAAGGTGGTGATGCAcctaataataatcataatcacacttcattatctaataattgtgatgatgataacaataataacaagaaGGTGTACAAAGGGGTGAGGAAGAGAAAGTGGGGGAAATGGGTATCTGAAATTAGGCTTCCAAATAGCCGCGAACGCATTTGGCTTGGCTCTTATGATTCTCCTGAAAAAGCTGCGCGTGCATTCGACGCTGCCCTTTATTGTCTCCGAGGTTGTCGAGCCAATTTCAATTTCCCCGACACTCCTTTCAACTTGAGCACCAGCGCCGTTCATCATCATTCGCTTActcatcaagaaattcaagAGATTGCTGCTAGCTTTGCCCATTCTCAGGACCCACATCATGATGATCACCAACAAGAACAACCAAATAGCAATGACAATGATTCTTCATCAGTTGGATTGTTAGAATCCAAAGCTGATGCTGCTGTTGTATCTCAAGAGCAAGTGGACAACAACATGATGATGGATTGGACATTTTTGAAGGATTTGGGTGGTTCTTGTTCTGCTGATTGTGGGGGTGCTCTCTATTCTGATGATGAGTTGGACAGAATTGATCATCACTACTCGGGTGATGAATTGTTGTTCTCGGTACCAACTTTTCAGGATAATGTGGCTGATGATGACCCTTTTTTTAACCAATCATTCCTTTGGAATTGGAGCTTCTAA